From the genome of Geminicoccaceae bacterium:
TTCCGTCACCCGCTTTCGCCGGCCCCTACACTTCCAGATCGACCGTTACCGGGACGTGGTCCGATGGCTGCTCCCAGCCGCGGGCCTCGCGGGTGACCTGGGCGTGGCGGAGCCCCGGCGCGAGGGCAGGCGAGAGCCACACATGGTCGAGACGGCGCCCGCGATCGGAGGTTGACCAGTCGCGCGAACGGTAGCTCCACCAGCTGTAGACCTTTTCGCTCGTGGGGATGATCTCTCGTACGGCGTCCACAAAGCCATGACTTTGCTGGAATGCGGTCAGTTTCTCGACTTCGATCGGCGTGTGCGATACCACCTTCAGCAGCTGCCGGTGACTCCACACATCATTCTCGTGCGGGGCGATGTTGAGGTCGCCGAGCACGACGATCCGTCGATTGTCGTCGCGATGGCGCGCAAACCAGCCGGTCAGTTCGTCGAGCATTGCGAGCTTGTGCCTGAACTTCGGGTTCTGTTCTGCATCGGGAATGTCGCCGCCGGCTGGAATGTAGAGATTGTGCAGTTCCGCTCCGCCCGGCAGCCGGCATTCGAGATGCCGCGCCTCGTCGATACCGCACCATGTATGCGTCTGCATGCCGTCCAGAGCCATCTTCGACAGCACCGCCACACCATGGTAGCTCTTCTGTCCGTGGATCAGCATGTGCTGGTAGCCCAGCGCCTCGATCATTTCGCGCGGAAACTTCTCGGTCTCGACCTTGATTTCCTGCAGGCAGAGAATGTCCGGGTCGAGTTCGTCCCTGATGCGCTCCAGCATCGGCTGACGCAGGCGGACGGAGTTGGCGTTCCAGCTTGTGATGCGCAGGCTCAAGGCGTTCTCCCGGTCGAGGCTTGATGATGCGCTCCGTGATTGCCAGCATGGCGCCCGTATCGCAAGCGCACATGAGGAGAGTGCCGTGACCCGACGTTTGCTCATTCTGGCTCATGT
Proteins encoded in this window:
- the xth gene encoding exodeoxyribonuclease III; this translates as MRITSWNANSVRLRQPMLERIRDELDPDILCLQEIKVETEKFPREMIEALGYQHMLIHGQKSYHGVAVLSKMALDGMQTHTWCGIDEARHLECRLPGGAELHNLYIPAGGDIPDAEQNPKFRHKLAMLDELTGWFARHRDDNRRIVVLGDLNIAPHENDVWSHRQLLKVVSHTPIEVEKLTAFQQSHGFVDAVREIIPTSEKVYSWWSYRSRDWSTSDRGRRLDHVWLSPALAPGLRHAQVTREARGWEQPSDHVPVTVDLEV